In Deltaproteobacteria bacterium, the following are encoded in one genomic region:
- a CDS encoding helix-turn-helix domain-containing protein, with protein sequence MDDKIVSAKEVAEFLNITEGTVYRLAKEGKLPGAVRVGNQWRFDLTQIEELFHKGVQFTTDD encoded by the coding sequence ATGGATGATAAAATCGTTTCCGCAAAAGAGGTCGCCGAATTCCTGAACATTACGGAAGGAACCGTCTATCGCCTTGCCAAAGAAGGAAAACTCCCGGGCGCCGTCCGGGTTGGAAATCAATGGCGATTTGACCTGACGCAAATTGAAGAATTGTTTCACAAAGGTGTCCAATTCACGACTGACGACTGA